Proteins co-encoded in one Cyprinus carpio isolate SPL01 chromosome B5, ASM1834038v1, whole genome shotgun sequence genomic window:
- the LOC109092774 gene encoding aspartoacylase-like, with protein sequence MSSRTNISCLQEAARVAIFGGTHGNEMSGITLVNMWIQNSAEIERNGLLIKPFISNPRAVEKCSRYIDTDLNRAFTPENLSAPDVEGLPYEVQRAKEINRMFGPKGSADAYDVIFDLHNTTSNMGSTLILESSTDLFNLQMVHYIKKAMAPHTCSVLLNEHPQLKYSTTRSVAKHPVGLEVGPQPQGVLRSNVFESMRTILKHALDFIELFNSGVTFPPCTVDVFRVQERMDYPRDTNGNITAMVHPHLQDCDWEPLNRGDPMFLTFDGRTVLYEGANTVYPTFINEAAYYEKQQAFMTTGREILAANAIRKACK encoded by the exons ATGAGTTCGCGAACTAATATTTCTTGTTTACAAGAAGCCGCACGAGTGGCTATTTTTGGAGGCACACATGGAAATGAGATGTCTGGCATAACGCTGGTAAATATGTGGATACAGAATTCAGCCGAGATAGAGAGAAACGGACTGCTGATCAAGCCGTTCATAAGCAACCCTAGAGCAGTGGAGAAATGTAGCAGGTATATCGACACGGATCTGAACAGAGCCTTTACGCCTGAGAACCTCAG TGCTCCAGATGTTGAAGGTCTGCCATATGAAGTCCAGAGGGCCAAAGAAATAAATCGGATGTTCGGACCCAAAGGAAGCGCAGATGCATATGATGTCATCTTTGACCTTCACAACACCACCTCAAACATGGGCTCCACCCTCATCCTGGAAAGCTCAACAGACCTCTTCAACCTTCAGATGGTGCATTATATAAAA AAAGCTATGGCTCCCCACACCTGTTCAGTACTGTTAAACGAACACCCACAGCTGAAGTATTCAACCACACGCTCTGTGGCCAAACACCCTGTTG gtctTGAGGTGGGCCCTCAGCCACAGGGTGTTTTGAGGAGCAATGTATTTGAATCCATGAGGACGATACTGAAGCATGCGCTGGACTTCATCGAGCTCTTCAACAGTG GTGTAACGTTTCCTCCTTGTACAGTGGATGTTTTCAGAGTCCAGGAGAGAATGGACTACCCCAGAGACACCAATGGCAACATCACAGCTATGGTGCATCCTCATCTACAG GACTGTGACTGGGAGCCTTTGAACCGGGGTGACCCAATGTTCCTTACGTTCGATGGGAGAACAGTCCTTTATGAAGGTGCCAACACAGTGTACCCCACGTTTATTAATGAGGCTGCATATTATGAAAAACAGCAGGCCTTCATGACCACTGGTAGAGAAATACTAGCTGCTAACGCTATCAGAAAAGCATGCAAGTAA
- the LOC109083191 gene encoding microtubule-associated protein futsch-like, whose product MALGSEDSTTPLASPSTRKNVTLPAVSHVGDLIDIDPHSELIFETPPPDVVDSINECFEQFTSTVEKTSDATLHQLSSDSDSGESLFITQSRTKAVRTERRLRSSRRPESVSEDSEENEESENERGSGGQRAECPKRRKSSIYIPPRRTTFPFLLKSLRRQHLSSKKHQILENSEMGGFLKCIRNIEEGCVNTGRAISPSMLESELSDNSEGDEHNSDHEVTKVDKTIFVPSYFKENKHKWLPQSFLEIRIQGSVSDDNEEQLFNTKAKEKKRKTKSTKKNKASASVKKQSNSKLEAPKSKATVRTSSESSGDSLFMEQEKQHEAHEVLASCSDAEHSDSAHCRHRLTKQTVQCAENLDGDHLVVIEETQRNSIEAVTEAIVHMEHDDNASSPSQADDIIGLENTVSNLQSETTTEHVEKNNPPVFSDSLFTSKEKKKKKHKLKEQEEAESGADTHSADNVHSVEMEQFSESQTTEMQPKRTKKKRKDKERTKMAHIEDNSGTDILSNETCEAPDTEQPEHIQTSEEITGLKSVRKKKKKNGREESQYESVDAALDVNSVSQFNNVTDRSTTQETVEERPSDVFEHTETELIDAEHSDSVQCAENSHLDHLSVIEDGQRNSVEAVTEPAVDHEDDLTSDNNLLNKSNSLLPPQGGDISIQNDIQQTDSDFGSEDLFTPLNSHKAASVTANMEESDQDSDVTQIETEGQSVSIFGPGTPRWCDGGHHAHEDNDSDETQIETEGTSMSVFGPGTPNKQFTTQDLNSTKHPESQKTDQIPVGLNAELLSRKEEKCNNKNRKMVSRSHKDSDVTKETIDVQPASKHLPLADEPLKEVYSISSERLNRRAIEEMETDPQETPLFQNGGLSFIKKKGKRKEKLGEINFIQCVSNVDVSSESPVGVKTTPREKEKLHEVENRVTTNEEQREASVLHLEEIPEILEESVLSRVADDSVITKVKRKKKKKYKLKEHEDVEPSVENQSVETVQFSESQTAEVTSKITKKKKRKYVEENSATDFPSNETLDSDRPAELRGNYQSSEVQATHLPEHIQTCPTPNLTTLKSVKKKKKKKKRDETEEPEYESVDLDVNSMSQFDHVDGVVGQQVIEERPSDDNTAKHLEGTTAHILKVAKHKKKSQNASSWSQSDDIIGLEKLASGSQSESTEELLEKKMKKRQKLKEQKNAELASDIGDNVLLFQQSESPTTDLLSKKTKKKRANKDRERTTDSSSNEILDHMDDRPSEMRGNNVIQSIEATETNQFEHLQTSEEITRCSSPNITKLSLGKKKKKKMDRSEKQQCESVDVNLDVSQLDVVSGLIAEKMTERRPSDGSAVEHSEGNAAHVLKVAKRKKKSQNASSPSQADDIIGLENSTEHVEKTNSPVLSDSLFTSKEKKKKKHKLKEQEEAESGADTHSADNVHSVEMEQFSESQTTEMQPKRTKKKRKDKERTKTAHLEDNSNTDILSNETCEAPETEQPEHIQTSEEITGLKSVRKKKKKKNDREESQYESVDSALDVNSVSQFNNVTDRSTTQETFEERPSDVVEHTETELNDTKHKKKRKRSSLSVNNSSEFSSSDAQMQETVAPERKRKKTRNSDHITNVGGELTLESSDRTVPFEKSQSPMLKSPEVITKKSKRKKNKEMNESINYMLDDSAELETEQETDSIIQHNNADRQANIMISLGDSADIRKKKKKRKKDTENNITEISMSQNADSAAAVNGDETTKRPEKHRQRCHDRAGCVQTECNANNFLDSHRKQDTYEENHLKEGSGAGESSVLHKRKKKRKRREESLSVLDS is encoded by the exons ATGGCTCTCGGCAGCGAAGACAGCACGACCCCGCTCGCGTCGCCGAGCACGCGGAAGAATGTAACGTTACCGGCCGTGTCGCACGTTGGAGATCTGATCGACATTGATCCGCACTCGGAGCTCATCTTCGAAACCCCCCCTCCTGATGTTGTAGACTCTATCAATGAGTGTTTTGAGCAGTTCACCAGCACCGTGGAGAAAACAAGTGATGCTACACTCCACCAGCTTTCTTCGGACAG TGACTCTGGTGAAAGCCTGTTTATAACACAGTCTAGGACTAAAGCAGTCCGAACTGAAAGACGACTTCGATCATCTAGGAGACCAGAGTCCGTCTCTGAGGATTCTGAAGAGAATGAAGAGTCTGAAAATGAGAGGGGAAGTGGAGGTCAGCGTGCGGAGTgcccaaaaagaagaaaaagttcCATCTATATTCCTCCTCGAAGAACTACCTTTCCATTTCTGTTGAAATCACTCAGACGACAACACCTGTCCTCAAAGAAGCACCAGATTCTAGAG aaCTCAGAAATGGGGGGGTTCTTAAAATGCATAAGGAACATCGAGGAGGGTTGTGTGAACACAGGAAGAGCAATCAGTCCATCTATGCTGGAGTCTGA ACTAAGTGATAACTCTGAGGGGGATGAGCACAACAGTGATCATGAAGTCACAAAAGTG gacaaaaccatttttgttccaagttactttaaagaaaacaaacacaaatggcTTCCACAATCCTTCTTGGAGATTAGGATCCAGGGTTCTGTTTCAGATGACAATGAAGAACAGCTATTCAACACCAAagcaaaagagaagaaaagaaaaactaaatctaCCAAGAAAAACAAGGCTAGTGCTTCTGTTAAAAAACAATCTAACAGCAAACTCGAAGCTCCCAAAAGCAAAGCTACAGTCAGGACCTCATCAGAATCGTCTGGTGACTCTCTCTTTATGGAGCAGGAAAAACAACATGAGGCGCATGAGGTTTTAGCTTCATGTTCAGATGCTGAACACTCAGATTCTGCCCATTGCAGACATCGACTTACTAAGCAGACTGTCCAGTGTGCTGAGAACTTGGATGGAGATCATTTAGTGGTAAttgaagagacacagagaaacTCAATAGAGGCAGTTACAGAAGCAATAGTTCACATGGAGCATGATGATAATGCAAGTTCTCCATCTCAAGCTGATGACATCATTGGACTGGAAAACACTGTGTCAAACTTGCAGTCAGAAACAACAACAGaacatgtggaaaaaaataatccaCCTGTCTTTTCAGACAGCTTGTTTACCagtaaagagaaaaagaagaaaaagcacaAATTAAAAGAACAAGAGGAAGCCGAGTCTGGTGCAGATACTCATAGTGCAGACAATGTTCATTCAGTTGAGATGGAGCAGTTCAGTGAATCACAAACAACTGAGATGCAacccaaaagaacaaaaaagaagagaaaagacaaAGAGAGGACAAAGATGGCACACATAGAGGACAATAGTGGTACAGACATCCTGTCAAATGAAACTTGTGAAGCTCCTGACACCGAACAACCTGAGCATATACAGACATCAGAGGAAATCACAGGATTAAAATCAGtgaggaagaaaaagaagaagaatggcAGAGAAGAATCTCAGTATGAATCAGTTGATGCTGCTCTGGATGTGAATTCAGTGTCTCAGTTTAATAATGTCACTGATAGATCAACTACTCAAGAGACTGTTGAAGAAAGACCAAGTGATGTTTTTGAACATACagaaactgaattaattgatGCTGAACACTCAGATTCTGTCCAGTGTGCTGAgaactctcatttagatcatttaTCTGTAATTGAAGACGGACAGAGAAACTCTGTGGAGGCAGTTACAGAACCAGCAGTGGATCATGAGGATGACCTGACGTCAGACAATAACCTGCTCAACAAAAGCAATTCTTTGTTGCCACCCCAAGGGGGAGACATTTCTATACAGAATGATATTCAACAGACTGACAGTGACTTTGGCTCAGAGGATTTATTCACGCCATTGAACAGTCATAAAGCGGCATCTGTTACAGCGAACATGGAGGAGAGCGATCAAGACAGTGATGTGACTCAAATAGAGACAGAAGGACAGTCTGTGTCCATATTTGGACCAGGAACACCAAGATGGTGTGATGGTGGCCACCATGCACATGAAGACAATGACAGCGATGAAACTCAAATAGAGACTGAGGGAACATCTATGTCCGTGTTTGGGCCAGGAACACCAAACAAGCAGTTTACAACTCAAGACTTGAACAGTACCAAACACCCAGAATCCCAAAAGACTGACCAGATTCCTGTTGGCCTAAATGCTGAACTGCTCTCAAGGAAAGAGGAAAagtgtaacaataaaaataggaaaatggTGTCGAGATCTCATAAGGATTCTGATGTAACAAAGGAGACCATAGATGTGCAACCAGCATCTAAACATTTACCACTAGCTGATGAACCATTAAAAGAAGTTTACTCAATTTCATCTGAGCGCCTCAATCGAAGGGCGATAGAGGAGATGGAAACAGATCCTCAGGAAACTCCTTTGTTTCAAAATGGTGGACtgagctttattaaaaaaaaaggaaagagaaaggaaaaattgggTGAGATTAATTTCATACAGTGTGTTTCAAATGTAGATGTGAGCTCTGAATCTCCAGTTGGAGTTAAAACAACACCCAGAGAGAAGGAGAAATTGCATGAAGTGGAAAACAGAGTAACGACAAATGAAGAGCAAAGGGAAGCATCAGTTTTGCATTTGGAGGAGATACCAGAGATCTTGGAGGAAAGTGTTTTATCTAGGGTGGCAGATGATAGTGTTATCACAAAAGTtaagaggaaaaagaagaaaaagtacaaattaaaaGAACATGAGGATGTTGAGCCAAGTGTAGAAAATCAGTCGGTTGAGACGGTTCAGTTCAGTGAGTCCCAAACTGCTGAAGTGACatccaaaataactaaaaagaagaagagaaaatatGTAGAGGAGAATAGTGCTACAGACTTCCCATCAAATGAAACTTTGGACTCTGATAGACCAGCAGAGTTGAGAGGAAATTATCAATCCAGTGAAGTTCAAGCGACACATCTACCTGAGCATATACAGACATGTCCAACACCTAATTTAACTACATTAAAATcagtaaagaagaagaaaaagaagaagaaaagagatgAGACTGAAGAGCCAGAATATGAATCTGTTGATCTGGATGTGAACTCTATGTCTCAGTTTGATCATGTTGATGGAGTAGTTGGACAACAGGTCATTGAAGAAAGGCCAAGCGATGACAACACAGCTAAACATTTAGAAGGTACTACAGCACATATCTTAAAGGTTgccaaacacaaaaagaaaagtcagaatgCAAGTTCTTGGTCTCAAAGTGATGACATTATTGGACTGGAAAAACTAGCATCAGGCTCGCAGTCAGAAAGCACAGAAGAGCTCttggaaaagaaaatgaagaaaaggcAGAAATTAAAGGAGCAAAAGAACGCAGAACTTGCTTCAGATATTGGAGACAATGTGCTGTTGTTTCAACAAAGTGAGTCTCCAACTACGGATTTGctatccaaaaaaacaaaaaagaagagagCCAACAAAGACAGGGAAAGAACAACAGATAGCTCATCAAATGAAATTTTGGACCACATGGATGATAGACCTTCAGAAATGAGAGGAAATAATGTGATTCAGTCCATTGAGGCCACCGAGACCAATCAGTTTGAGCATTTACAGACATCAGAGGAAATTACAAGATGCTCTTCACCCAATATAACCAAATTAAGCTTagggaagaaaaagaagaaaaaaatggataGAAGTGAGAAACAACAGTGTGAATCTGTTGATGTCAATCTGGATGTGTCTCAGCTTGATGTCGTCTCTGGGCTGATAGCAGAAAAGATGACTGAAAGAAGGCCGAGCGATGGCAGTGCAGTGGAACATTCGGAAGGTAATGCAGCACATGTGTTAAAGGTGGCCAAACGcaaaaagaaaagtcagaatgCAAGTTCTCCATCTCAAGCTGATGATATCATTGGACTGGAAAACTCAACAGAACATGTGGAAAAAACTAATTCACCTGTCCTTTCAGACAGCTTGTTTACCagtaaagagaaaaagaagaaaaagcacaAATTAAAAGAGCAAGAGGAAGCCGAGTCTGGTGCAGATACTCATAGTGCAGACAATGTTCATTCAGTTGAGATGGAGCAGTTCAGTGAGTCACAAACAACTGAGATGCAacccaaaagaacaaaaaagaagagaaaagacaaAGAGAGGACAAAGACGGCACACCTAGAGGACAATAGTAATACAGACATCCTGTCAAATGAAACTTGTGAAGCTCCTGAGACCGAACAACCTGAGCATATACAGACATCAGAGGAAATCACAGGATTAAAATCAgtgagaaagaagaagaagaagaagaatgacaGAGAAGAATCTCAGTATGAATCTGTTGATTCTGCTCTGGATGTGAATTCAGTGTCTCAGTTTAATAATGTCACTGATAGATCAACTACTCAAGAGACTTTTGAAGAAAGACCAAGTGATGTTGTTGAACATACAGAAACTGAATTAAATGACACTAAACACAAAAAGAAGAGGAAACGATCAAGTCTGTCTGTTAATAACAGTTCTGAGTTCAGCTCTTCTGATGCACAAATGCAGGAAACTGTCGCAcctgagaggaagaggaagaaaacaAGAAACTCTGATCACATCACAAATGTAGGTGGTGAACTGACTTTGGAAAGTTCTGATCGTACAGTGCCGTTTGAAAAGTCTCAGAGCCCGATGTTGAAATCACCTGaagtaattacaaagaaatccaagagaaagaaaaacaaggaaATGAATGAAAGCATAAATTACATGCTGGATGATAGTGCTGAACTAGAAACTGAACAAGAGACTGACTCAATCATACAACACAACAATGCAGACAGACAGGCCAACATTATGATCTCACTGGGAGATTCTGCAgatattagaaagaaaaaaaagaagaggaagaaagatACTGAAAATAATATCACGGAAATCTCCatgtctcagaacgctgactccGCTGCAGCAGTCAATGGAGATGAGACAACCAAAAGAcctgaaaaacacagacaaaggTGTCATGACAGAGCAGGTTGTGTTCAAACTGAGTGTAATGCAAATAACTTTCttgattcacacagaaaacaggatacaTATGAAGAGAATCACCTAAAGGAGGGATCTGGGGCAGGAGAATCATCTGTGttgcacaaaagaaagaaaaagaggaaaagaaggGAGGAAAGTTTATCTGTACTCGATAGCTAA